From one Neorhizobium galegae genomic stretch:
- a CDS encoding quaternary amine ABC transporter ATP-binding protein, with protein MAEIEIRNVFKIFGRKSREALAMARDGAEKGEILESTGCSVGLNDISLKIGASRIFVIMGLSGSGKSTLVRHINRLIEPTSGQILVDGRNVLDLNPRDLREFRTRRVSMVFQSFGLMPHRTVLQNVVYGQRVRGLSKAATNPIGMKWIETVGLLGYENKYPHQLSGGMKQRVGLARALAADTDVILMDEAFSALDPLIRSDMQDQLLQLEKNLSKTIVFITHDLDEALRIGAEIAILKDGRLVQVGTPSQILNTPADDYVARFVQRRTGAEVAHHG; from the coding sequence ATGGCTGAGATAGAGATCCGCAACGTCTTCAAGATCTTCGGTCGAAAATCACGCGAGGCCCTGGCCATGGCGCGGGATGGTGCCGAGAAGGGCGAAATCCTTGAAAGCACCGGCTGCAGTGTTGGTCTGAACGATATAAGTCTGAAGATTGGGGCGTCACGCATCTTTGTTATCATGGGCCTTTCCGGTTCGGGAAAGTCGACCTTGGTGCGCCATATCAACCGCCTGATCGAACCGACCAGTGGGCAGATCCTCGTGGATGGTCGCAATGTCCTGGACCTCAATCCGCGCGATCTCAGGGAATTCCGCACCCGCCGTGTCAGCATGGTGTTCCAGAGCTTCGGCCTGATGCCGCATCGGACGGTGCTGCAGAATGTCGTCTACGGGCAGCGGGTGAGGGGGCTGAGTAAGGCAGCCACCAATCCCATAGGCATGAAATGGATCGAGACCGTTGGCCTTCTCGGATATGAAAACAAATACCCACATCAGCTGTCGGGAGGCATGAAGCAACGGGTCGGTCTGGCGCGTGCGCTGGCCGCAGACACGGATGTGATCCTGATGGACGAGGCCTTTTCAGCCTTGGACCCGCTGATCCGCAGCGATATGCAGGACCAGCTCCTACAGCTGGAGAAAAACCTCTCCAAGACTATCGTCTTCATCACCCACGACCTCGATGAGGCGCTGCGCATCGGCGCAGAGATTGCCATTCTGAAGGACGGCCGGCTTGTGCAGGTAGGAACGCCGAGCCAGATCCTGAATACGCCGGCAGATGACTACGTCGCTCGTTTCGTGCAGCGTCGCACCGGCGCAGAGGTGGCTCACCATGGCTGA
- a CDS encoding ABC transporter substrate-binding protein codes for MLSAKLKYTLLAAGLTLGGFASGANAASYCADGKTVTFAGIDWESGALITEVMKAILSKGYGCKVDSIPGNSVTLEQATANNDVQIFAEEWIGRSDVWNNAAAAGKVTSVGKTFVGASEGWFVPEYLVKGDPARGLKPLAPDLKSVSQLSEPKIAALFKDPEEPSKGRFLNCPSGWTCEGVNTAKLEAYKLTGAYVNFRPGTGTALDAAISSAYLQSEPVLFYYWSPTAVMGKFKLIKLEEPAYNEACWKDLTSASGKREAGCAFPAVEVAYGVNSTFAKEAPEIIEILEKATFPLEEVNASLAYMVDQKADAVAAASQFLKTKGAVWGAWVSTAAKARIEASLK; via the coding sequence ATGCTGAGTGCAAAACTGAAATACACGCTGCTTGCTGCCGGATTGACACTCGGAGGCTTCGCGTCCGGTGCCAACGCTGCTTCCTACTGCGCAGACGGCAAGACCGTCACGTTCGCCGGCATCGATTGGGAGAGCGGCGCCTTGATCACTGAGGTGATGAAAGCGATCCTGTCCAAGGGTTATGGTTGCAAGGTGGATTCGATCCCCGGCAATTCGGTCACACTGGAGCAGGCAACCGCCAACAATGACGTGCAGATCTTTGCCGAGGAGTGGATTGGCCGTTCCGATGTCTGGAATAATGCCGCCGCAGCGGGCAAGGTCACTTCGGTCGGCAAGACCTTTGTCGGTGCTTCCGAAGGCTGGTTCGTGCCGGAATATCTCGTCAAGGGAGACCCAGCACGTGGCCTTAAGCCGCTTGCGCCCGATCTGAAGAGCGTCTCGCAGCTTTCCGAACCCAAAATCGCCGCGCTGTTCAAGGATCCGGAAGAACCTTCCAAGGGTCGTTTCCTCAACTGCCCGTCCGGCTGGACTTGCGAAGGCGTCAACACCGCAAAGCTCGAAGCTTACAAGCTGACCGGTGCCTATGTGAACTTCCGCCCGGGCACGGGAACTGCGCTCGATGCGGCCATCAGCTCCGCTTACCTGCAGAGCGAGCCGGTGCTCTTTTACTATTGGAGCCCGACGGCCGTCATGGGCAAGTTCAAGCTGATTAAGCTTGAAGAGCCCGCTTACAACGAAGCCTGCTGGAAGGATCTGACAAGCGCCAGTGGCAAGCGCGAAGCCGGCTGCGCCTTTCCGGCGGTCGAAGTGGCCTACGGCGTCAACAGCACCTTTGCCAAAGAGGCGCCCGAAATTATCGAGATCCTGGAAAAGGCAACCTTTCCACTAGAAGAGGTGAATGCGAGCCTCGCCTACATGGTCGATCAAAAGGCTGATGCGGTTGCCGCCGCCAGCCAGTTCCTGAAGACCAAGGGTGCTGTTTGGGGCGCCTGGGTTTCGACTGCCGCCAAGGCAAGGATCGAAGCCTCGCTGAAATAG
- a CDS encoding extracellular solute-binding protein, which translates to MKIYPIVFAGLLGATALSATGAQAQTAASCTGEAVTLRILRTPGNYPYPKPMEAWQKDNPCVKFEVNEVPFPQLADTISVQAASSNPPDIIVYDGPNTQSYAAAGILLPITKYLPEGLG; encoded by the coding sequence ATGAAGATCTATCCTATCGTTTTTGCCGGCCTGCTCGGCGCCACGGCGCTGAGTGCGACCGGCGCCCAGGCGCAGACTGCGGCTTCCTGCACCGGCGAAGCCGTGACCCTGCGCATCCTGCGCACGCCTGGCAACTACCCCTATCCCAAGCCGATGGAGGCCTGGCAAAAGGATAATCCTTGCGTCAAATTCGAAGTCAACGAAGTCCCGTTCCCGCAGCTCGCGGACACGATTTCGGTTCAGGCAGCGAGCTCAAATCCGCCCGATATCATCGTCTATGACGGGCCGAACACCCAGTCCTACGCGGCTGCCGGCATCCTGTTGCCGATCACCAAATACCTGCCAGAAGGGTTGGGATGA
- a CDS encoding GntR family transcriptional regulator, producing the protein MNQDAVRISGVVTARQATRSDELRDHLEEMILDGRLAPGERLDEMELSRRFGLSRTPVREAIKSLLAIGLIETRGRQGTHVALLSIPAIIEMFDVMASLEGLCAKLAARRATPVERAGMRTVHDKLVKAYEAGDPVAFYKVNQQFHDLLYEAAHTHFIAEQAIQLRRRIGAYRMRATYQPGRMLGTLTEHVRIMDAIDAGDPEAAQKAASDHVQLLGDQLTDFISSLPQRIGVAQ; encoded by the coding sequence TTGAACCAAGATGCGGTTCGCATATCCGGTGTTGTTACAGCACGTCAGGCGACACGATCGGACGAGTTGCGTGATCATCTTGAAGAGATGATCCTCGACGGACGTCTCGCGCCTGGCGAGAGACTGGACGAGATGGAGCTGTCACGCCGTTTCGGGCTGTCTCGCACGCCGGTTCGCGAAGCGATCAAATCGCTGCTTGCGATCGGCCTGATAGAGACGCGCGGGCGTCAGGGAACCCATGTCGCCCTTTTGTCTATCCCCGCGATCATAGAAATGTTCGACGTCATGGCTTCGCTCGAAGGGCTATGCGCCAAGCTTGCCGCTCGTCGCGCAACGCCTGTCGAGCGGGCTGGGATGCGCACAGTCCACGACAAACTCGTCAAAGCCTATGAGGCTGGAGACCCTGTCGCCTTCTATAAGGTCAACCAGCAATTCCATGACCTGCTCTACGAAGCTGCGCACACGCATTTCATCGCGGAGCAGGCAATCCAGCTGCGGCGGCGCATCGGCGCCTACCGCATGCGCGCCACCTATCAGCCGGGACGGATGCTCGGGACGCTTACCGAACATGTACGGATCATGGACGCGATCGATGCGGGAGACCCCGAAGCTGCGCAGAAAGCTGCAAGCGATCACGTGCAGTTGCTTGGCGACCAATTGACCGACTTCATTTCTTCGCTGCCGCAACGCATCGGCGTCGCGCAATAG
- a CDS encoding IS630 family transposase (programmed frameshift), with translation MGKSHPIALRERVVALVEEGHGHREAARHFRVSPRFVNDLVILKRETGSLSPRRQGHLGGGKLSAQHAWVGERLAQNGELTLDELCVELCGRGVIVHRSSVGRLLHRLGLSHKKSLQAAEQLRPEIARARELWTARRKPFFNKGLARLVFIDETSTNTKLTKRSGWSARGQRYRTHSPFGSWKSQTFIAGLRSHGMVAPWIVDRPMNARIFEAWIETQLAPNLSPGDVVILDNVAFHKSERAEELVRAKGAWLLFLPPYSPDLNPIEMAFSKLKTLLRKRAARSFDAITQALGEICNLFSVTECRNYFKAAGYEAD, from the exons ATGGGCAAGTCACATCCGATTGCGTTGCGTGAGCGTGTCGTAGCGTTAGTGGAAGAAGGCCATGGGCATCGGGAGGCCGCCCGGCATTTTCGGGTGTCGCCGCGTTTCGTGAACGATCTGGTGATCCTGAAGCGCGAGACAGGTTCGCTTTCGCCGCGCCGGCAGGGGCACCTTGGCGGCGGTAAGCTTTCGGCACAGCACGCGTGGGTTGGAGAGCGGCTGGCACAGAATGGCGAACTGACGCTGGACGAGCTTTGCGTGGAACTTTGCGGACGTGGCGTCATCGTCCATCGCTCCAGTGTCGGACGGCTTCTGCATCGGCTTGGGTTGAGCCAT AAAAAAAGCCTGCAGGCCGCCGAGCAGTTGCGCCCGGAGATCGCGCGGGCGCGTGAACTGTGGACCGCACGGCGCAAGCCTTTCTTCAACAAAGGATTGGCCCGGCTGGTTTTTATCGACGAGACATCGACGAACACAAAGCTGACGAAGCGGTCGGGATGGTCTGCGCGAGGGCAGCGCTATCGAACGCATTCACCCTTCGGTTCGTGGAAATCCCAAACCTTCATCGCCGGGCTGCGATCCCATGGCATGGTTGCCCCCTGGATCGTTGACAGGCCGATGAACGCCCGCATCTTCGAGGCGTGGATAGAGACCCAACTCGCGCCGAACCTGTCGCCTGGAGACGTCGTCATTCTCGACAATGTCGCCTTTCATAAGAGCGAACGGGCCGAAGAACTGGTCAGGGCAAAGGGAGCCTGGCTGCTGTTTCTGCCGCCCTATAGTCCCGACCTCAATCCCATAGAGATGGCCTTCTCAAAACTCAAGACGCTGCTGCGAAAGCGGGCTGCCCGCAGCTTCGATGCCATCACGCAAGCCCTCGGCGAAATCTGCAATCTCTTCTCCGTCACAGAATGCAGAAACTACTTCAAAGCCGCAGGATACGAGGCAGATTAA
- a CDS encoding carbohydrate ABC transporter permease — MSTGEQTLTASAGAKTRPRKAATRRQKQERLVAVGFLAPFMLLLLIFQYVPLLVMARNSFYDYSLLNPAAEKFVGLRNFTDMIEYDDAGRSFGITFLFAFGVVAFVIPIAFALALFLNSKLPARGLVRTMIMLPVVTSSVVIATMWSFLLDPSNGLINGALDIVGIARQPFLTSTTQALPSLIAMTLWQQVGFGAILFLAGLQGVPSELGEAARIDGATRWQVLWNITIPLLSRTTLFVVVIMTVFSLQAFAPAFLMTQGGPQEATNLIVYHIYNTAFIMQQAGYASALSVVLLLVVLAISMVQMALLRSRWNY, encoded by the coding sequence ATGTCGACAGGCGAACAAACACTCACCGCTTCGGCGGGTGCAAAAACCCGGCCGCGCAAGGCCGCCACCCGGCGGCAAAAGCAGGAGCGTCTGGTGGCCGTCGGCTTTCTCGCGCCTTTCATGCTGCTATTGCTGATCTTCCAATACGTTCCGCTTCTGGTCATGGCCCGCAACAGCTTCTACGACTATTCGCTGCTCAATCCGGCAGCGGAGAAATTTGTCGGCCTGCGCAATTTCACCGACATGATCGAATACGATGATGCCGGCAGGAGCTTCGGCATCACCTTCTTGTTCGCGTTCGGTGTGGTTGCGTTCGTCATACCGATCGCTTTCGCGCTCGCACTCTTCCTCAATTCGAAACTGCCGGCGCGCGGCCTCGTCCGCACCATGATCATGCTGCCGGTCGTCACGTCCTCGGTGGTGATCGCGACGATGTGGTCCTTCCTGCTCGACCCGTCGAACGGATTGATCAACGGCGCGCTGGATATCGTCGGCATCGCCCGGCAACCGTTTCTGACCAGCACCACCCAGGCACTGCCGTCGCTCATCGCCATGACGCTGTGGCAACAGGTCGGGTTCGGGGCGATCCTTTTTCTGGCCGGCCTGCAGGGTGTGCCTTCCGAACTCGGCGAAGCCGCCCGTATCGATGGCGCCACGCGGTGGCAGGTGCTGTGGAATATCACGATACCACTCCTGTCGCGCACCACGCTGTTCGTGGTGGTGATCATGACAGTGTTTTCGCTGCAGGCCTTCGCGCCCGCCTTCCTGATGACCCAGGGCGGGCCGCAGGAAGCAACGAACCTGATCGTCTACCACATCTACAATACCGCCTTCATCATGCAGCAGGCTGGTTATGCCTCGGCGCTTTCCGTCGTGCTGCTGCTCGTCGTCCTCGCCATCTCGATGGTCCAGATGGCTCTCCTGCGATCCCGTTGGAACTACTGA
- a CDS encoding ABC transporter permease, which produces MFPDSFHISIRGPINTAVQSLVVNYGFVFKAVSQTILQAILFIEWIVRGLPWWLVIIAFMALTWQATRKATLVVIVAVMLFVIGALGLWDLAMQTLALMLMATLISVAIGIPMGIWLAKSRLMRGITLPVLDVMQTMPSFVYLIPAIMLFGLGKVPAVLATIVYAVPPLIRLTDLGIRQVDGEVVEAATAFGGSPRQILFGVELPLATPTIMAGLNQTIMMALSMVVVASMIGARGLGEQVLNGIQTLDVGKGLEAGLGIVILAIVLDRITQGFGRSKLEDGQNG; this is translated from the coding sequence ATGTTTCCCGACAGTTTCCACATCTCCATCCGCGGGCCGATAAATACGGCGGTGCAGTCGCTGGTGGTCAACTACGGCTTTGTCTTCAAGGCGGTTTCACAGACGATCCTGCAGGCCATCCTGTTCATCGAGTGGATCGTGCGCGGTTTGCCTTGGTGGCTGGTGATTATCGCTTTCATGGCGCTGACCTGGCAGGCAACCCGCAAGGCCACGCTTGTCGTCATCGTGGCGGTGATGCTGTTTGTGATCGGAGCGCTCGGTCTGTGGGATCTGGCCATGCAGACGCTCGCTCTGATGTTGATGGCCACGCTGATCTCGGTCGCCATCGGCATACCGATGGGCATATGGCTGGCCAAGAGCCGCCTCATGCGCGGCATTACGCTCCCGGTTCTCGATGTGATGCAGACCATGCCGAGCTTCGTCTATCTCATTCCTGCGATCATGCTTTTCGGGCTGGGCAAGGTACCGGCCGTGCTCGCCACCATTGTCTATGCCGTTCCCCCGTTGATCCGATTGACCGATCTCGGCATCCGCCAGGTCGATGGCGAAGTTGTCGAGGCGGCGACCGCCTTTGGAGGAAGCCCGCGGCAGATCCTGTTCGGCGTCGAACTGCCGCTCGCGACGCCGACTATCATGGCGGGCCTCAACCAGACGATCATGATGGCTCTCTCCATGGTCGTGGTGGCCTCCATGATCGGCGCACGCGGCCTTGGCGAACAGGTGTTGAACGGCATTCAGACGCTTGATGTCGGCAAGGGGCTCGAGGCCGGATTGGGTATCGTTATCCTGGCCATTGTACTCGACCGCATCACCCAAGGCTTCGGCCGTTCCAAGCTGGAGGACGGCCAGAATGGCTGA
- the hutC gene encoding histidine utilization repressor — protein MSEAEQILQAPSLRDMPIYERLKTEIKHRIDTGEWPAHHRVPSENEIAQTLNVSRMTANRALRELAMEGVIVRVQGRGSFVAKKKRSAPFLGVRNIADEIAERGSTHRSQVILAQTEVCGHELAEAMNIEVGLPAFHSVILHHEDDVPIQLEDRFVNPAVAPDYLDQNFQEMTPNAYLTRIAPISHTEQFVEAVSPQPWECRHLAIARSEACLLIRRRTWSTGQIVTSVRLLYPGSRYRLENSS, from the coding sequence ATGTCCGAGGCCGAGCAGATCCTTCAGGCGCCAAGCCTGCGTGACATGCCAATCTATGAGCGGCTAAAGACCGAGATAAAGCACCGGATCGACACCGGTGAATGGCCCGCTCATCACCGCGTCCCTTCTGAAAATGAAATTGCCCAGACGCTGAACGTCAGCCGCATGACGGCCAATCGCGCCTTGCGAGAACTTGCCATGGAAGGCGTCATCGTCAGGGTCCAGGGCCGCGGTTCTTTTGTGGCCAAAAAGAAGCGAAGCGCGCCGTTTCTGGGCGTTCGCAATATCGCCGACGAAATTGCCGAGCGAGGCTCCACCCACAGGTCTCAGGTCATCCTGGCCCAGACTGAGGTTTGCGGGCATGAGCTCGCGGAAGCCATGAACATCGAGGTCGGCTTGCCGGCCTTCCATTCCGTCATCCTTCATCACGAAGATGACGTGCCGATCCAGCTGGAGGATCGCTTCGTCAACCCTGCCGTGGCGCCTGACTATCTCGATCAGAATTTTCAGGAAATGACCCCCAATGCCTATCTGACGCGAATAGCACCGATCTCGCATACGGAACAATTCGTTGAGGCGGTGTCTCCGCAGCCGTGGGAATGCAGGCATCTTGCGATTGCGCGATCCGAGGCCTGCCTGCTGATCCGCCGGCGCACCTGGTCAACCGGCCAGATCGTCACCTCTGTGCGCCTTCTCTACCCCGGCAGCCGCTACCGGCTGGAAAACAGCTCATAA
- a CDS encoding alpha/beta fold hydrolase has product MNNLHLLDAPFGGQIGHRTLGTAGDWLVLIHGWCGSAGHWDIIGPELARDFRVLVLSHPGFGGTAPPPASGQTIAAMGAAVAHVLDHLGISGAILVGHSMGGPIATETAIAAPQRVAAVIGLDTLSDRDYYGRVPDEEIRRRHEEFQMDYPARMRAMVDMIVHPSSTEAMRVEINHGMLAAAPGDFALDIKDDLFAWNAEDRWPLVNCPKMLLNSPYVARLAHPDPMPCFAATPIATYDSGHFPMVEAPSMIVDKIRSCIASLVY; this is encoded by the coding sequence ATGAACAATCTTCATCTGCTGGACGCACCTTTCGGCGGGCAGATCGGCCATCGTACGCTCGGCACCGCCGGTGACTGGCTGGTGCTCATCCATGGCTGGTGCGGCAGCGCCGGTCACTGGGATATCATCGGGCCTGAACTGGCCCGCGATTTCCGGGTTCTGGTTTTATCGCATCCCGGCTTCGGCGGCACCGCGCCGCCGCCCGCGAGCGGCCAGACGATCGCGGCCATGGGCGCGGCGGTTGCCCATGTGCTTGATCACCTCGGCATTTCAGGCGCCATCCTCGTCGGCCACTCCATGGGCGGGCCGATCGCCACCGAGACGGCGATTGCCGCGCCGCAAAGAGTGGCCGCGGTGATCGGTCTGGATACACTGTCCGACCGGGATTATTACGGACGTGTCCCGGATGAGGAGATCCGGCGCCGGCACGAGGAATTCCAGATGGATTATCCGGCCCGCATGCGGGCGATGGTGGATATGATCGTTCATCCGAGCTCCACGGAAGCCATGCGGGTAGAGATCAACCACGGTATGCTTGCCGCGGCACCGGGCGACTTCGCGCTTGATATCAAGGACGACCTGTTCGCCTGGAATGCGGAGGATCGCTGGCCGCTGGTGAACTGCCCGAAAATGCTGCTGAACTCGCCATATGTGGCGCGCCTGGCCCATCCCGATCCCATGCCTTGCTTTGCCGCAACTCCGATAGCCACCTACGATTCCGGCCACTTTCCCATGGTGGAAGCCCCTTCGATGATTGTGGACAAGATCAGAAGTTGCATCGCAAGCCTGGTATACTGA
- a CDS encoding carbohydrate ABC transporter permease, with amino-acid sequence MRTTRIRRTALTLVIILLIIACFLAPYAWVVASSLKNQFTVFGDVTPLSWRAFVPVGATIENYVSLFERTNILRALLNTAIVAIGQVAFTLLLCSMAAYALTRIKFPGANIVFMLILLTFLLPIEAMMVPLYQVVSGLGLSNTLVGIMIPWIASPFGLFLLKQAFEELPTELEDAARIDGAGHVRIFFSIVLPNVKVPMVTLGLITFLFCWNSFLWPLVIVQDPARQIIQVAIAQQGSPTQLPNWGETFAGATVATVPLILLFLVLQKYFTQGMATSGIKG; translated from the coding sequence ATGAGAACGACCCGCATCCGCCGCACCGCCCTCACCCTGGTGATCATCCTGCTGATTATCGCCTGTTTTCTGGCACCCTATGCCTGGGTCGTAGCGTCGTCCTTGAAGAACCAGTTCACCGTGTTCGGCGACGTCACGCCGCTATCCTGGCGCGCATTCGTGCCGGTCGGCGCGACGATCGAGAACTATGTGTCGCTGTTCGAGCGCACGAATATCCTGAGAGCCTTGCTGAACACCGCGATCGTCGCGATCGGGCAGGTCGCGTTCACCCTGCTTCTCTGCTCGATGGCCGCTTATGCGCTGACCCGCATCAAGTTTCCCGGCGCCAACATCGTCTTCATGCTGATCCTCCTGACTTTCCTGTTGCCGATCGAGGCGATGATGGTGCCCCTCTACCAGGTGGTTTCCGGACTTGGTCTCTCCAATACGCTGGTCGGGATCATGATCCCCTGGATCGCCAGCCCCTTCGGCCTCTTTCTGCTGAAACAGGCCTTCGAGGAACTGCCTACCGAGCTGGAGGACGCTGCCCGCATCGACGGTGCCGGGCATGTCCGCATCTTCTTTTCCATCGTCCTGCCGAACGTCAAGGTGCCGATGGTGACGCTTGGGCTCATCACGTTCCTGTTCTGCTGGAACAGCTTCCTATGGCCTCTGGTCATCGTCCAGGATCCCGCACGCCAGATCATCCAGGTGGCAATCGCCCAGCAGGGTTCGCCGACCCAGCTGCCGAACTGGGGCGAGACCTTTGCCGGAGCGACGGTCGCCACGGTGCCGCTCATCCTGCTCTTCCTGGTCCTGCAGAAATACTTCACCCAGGGCATGGCCACCAGCGGCATAAAGGGCTGA
- a CDS encoding HAL/PAL/TAL family ammonia-lyase, with amino-acid sequence MADAIVLDERLTWKEAAAIANGAELALSPEAWQRLSKARAIVDALVEREIRGYGINTGVGALCDVIIDRDDQQALSRNILLSHSCGIGEPLGKAETRAVMAAQIANFAHGFSGISVEVVEALLALLNADFLPVIPSRGSVGYLTHAAAIGLVLIGEGECRHADELISGREALKRLGLDPVALKAKEGLSLVNGTPCATGLAALTVSRFFHLLDWADAAAAMTYENLGAQAEPFAEMPLSLRHSAGLQQVGRNLRHLLAGSQLLTQSAGSRTQDPLSLRAVPQIHGAVRDVLRQAVDVVDRELSSVTDNPIVTGSPGAPQVHSQAHAVGAGLGLGMDSVATAAAELAAISERRIDRLVNPLVSSLPAFLAAENGVCSGFMIIQYTAAALVAENRRLAAPASLDGGITSALQEDILTHATPAADKALAILDNLQTILAIEVMAAAQAYDQQPQSAAKAVRTAALYARARGEVPFYRDDRPLNGVVAKIRSMMGTTSVGLEGEAS; translated from the coding sequence ATGGCTGACGCTATCGTTCTCGATGAACGTTTGACCTGGAAAGAAGCCGCGGCAATTGCCAACGGCGCCGAGCTGGCTCTTTCTCCCGAAGCCTGGCAGCGCCTTTCCAAGGCGCGCGCGATCGTCGACGCGCTGGTCGAGCGGGAGATCCGTGGCTATGGCATCAATACCGGCGTTGGCGCCCTCTGCGATGTCATCATCGATCGTGATGACCAGCAGGCATTGTCGCGAAACATTCTGCTGAGCCATTCCTGCGGCATCGGCGAGCCGCTCGGCAAGGCGGAGACACGTGCGGTGATGGCCGCGCAGATCGCAAACTTCGCCCACGGCTTTTCCGGCATCAGCGTCGAAGTGGTCGAGGCGCTTCTGGCATTGCTGAATGCAGATTTTCTGCCCGTCATCCCTTCGCGAGGTTCGGTCGGCTATCTCACACATGCCGCCGCGATCGGTCTTGTGCTGATCGGCGAGGGCGAATGCAGGCACGCCGATGAATTGATCTCAGGACGCGAAGCGCTGAAGCGGCTCGGTCTGGACCCGGTCGCGCTGAAGGCGAAGGAAGGCCTGAGCCTCGTCAATGGCACGCCCTGTGCGACCGGGCTGGCCGCGCTGACAGTCTCGCGCTTCTTCCATCTGCTCGACTGGGCGGATGCGGCTGCGGCGATGACATACGAAAACCTCGGTGCTCAGGCTGAGCCGTTTGCCGAAATGCCGCTTTCGCTGCGCCACTCTGCCGGACTGCAACAGGTCGGGCGAAACCTGCGACACTTGCTCGCTGGCAGTCAGCTTCTGACGCAATCGGCCGGAAGCCGGACTCAGGATCCTTTGAGCCTGCGTGCGGTGCCCCAGATCCATGGTGCTGTTCGCGACGTTTTGCGGCAGGCCGTGGACGTCGTCGATCGTGAGCTTTCGAGCGTTACGGACAATCCCATCGTTACCGGCTCGCCCGGAGCGCCACAGGTGCATTCGCAAGCTCATGCCGTAGGCGCCGGATTGGGTCTGGGCATGGACAGCGTGGCGACCGCTGCGGCCGAACTCGCCGCGATATCGGAGCGGCGGATCGACCGGCTAGTGAACCCGCTCGTGAGCAGCCTTCCGGCGTTTCTTGCCGCTGAAAACGGCGTGTGTTCCGGTTTCATGATCATCCAGTACACAGCCGCCGCGCTGGTAGCGGAAAATCGGCGTCTGGCTGCGCCGGCAAGTCTCGATGGCGGCATCACATCTGCGCTACAGGAAGACATTCTGACCCATGCCACGCCGGCGGCCGACAAGGCGCTGGCGATCCTCGACAACCTGCAGACCATCCTCGCAATCGAAGTGATGGCGGCGGCCCAAGCCTATGACCAGCAACCGCAATCAGCGGCGAAAGCGGTGCGAACGGCCGCGCTTTACGCGCGGGCTCGTGGCGAAGTGCCCTTCTACCGCGACGACCGGCCATTGAACGGAGTCGTAGCAAAAATCCGCAGCATGATGGGCACGACCTCGGTCGGCCTGGAAGGCGAGGCGTCATGA
- a CDS encoding extracellular solute-binding protein yields MTGRTPSPTRLPASCCRSPNTCQKGWDDDILPATKAEHSYNGEVYSPGIEQTTVAMYYNKKLVEAAGVKPPQTLADAWTWPQALEAFKKCQQGPAGAATVWGLGPTRFGNGQPGLVYQDLTYQRSAGDPKAAPTSSAYKTFWAFAPDGKTAEGYLNTPEAVEALKFYQSMFNAEGVAPKVGIPNAFFDAKACFYIDTPAAGNALIKDPKIEWGITPLPYFKTPVVHTGSTTFGATARSKHPEIAAKFVVDMSVGEYAYMNVSQRGNLPTLKSLFPRFDVYNKYPMKVFVDQLQSWGQPRPPGPEVRPV; encoded by the coding sequence ATGACGGGCCGAACACCCAGTCCTACGCGGCTGCCGGCATCCTGTTGCCGATCACCAAATACCTGCCAGAAGGGTTGGGATGACGACATCCTGCCGGCCACCAAGGCCGAGCACAGCTATAACGGCGAAGTCTATTCGCCGGGCATCGAGCAGACGACGGTTGCCATGTACTACAACAAGAAGCTGGTCGAAGCCGCAGGTGTAAAGCCGCCGCAGACGCTTGCCGATGCATGGACATGGCCTCAGGCGCTGGAAGCCTTCAAGAAGTGCCAGCAGGGTCCAGCCGGCGCCGCCACGGTCTGGGGCCTCGGCCCGACCCGCTTCGGCAACGGCCAGCCTGGTCTCGTCTATCAGGATCTGACCTACCAGCGCTCCGCCGGCGACCCCAAGGCAGCCCCGACCAGCAGCGCCTACAAGACCTTCTGGGCGTTCGCGCCGGACGGCAAGACCGCTGAAGGTTATCTCAATACGCCTGAAGCAGTTGAAGCGCTGAAATTCTACCAGTCGATGTTCAACGCTGAAGGCGTTGCGCCGAAGGTCGGCATTCCAAACGCCTTCTTCGATGCCAAGGCCTGCTTCTACATCGATACTCCGGCCGCCGGCAACGCGCTGATCAAGGATCCGAAGATCGAATGGGGCATCACTCCGCTGCCGTATTTCAAGACGCCGGTCGTGCATACGGGCTCGACCACATTCGGCGCGACGGCCCGATCCAAGCATCCGGAGATCGCCGCAAAGTTCGTGGTAGACATGTCAGTGGGCGAATATGCCTATATGAACGTCAGCCAGCGCGGCAACCTGCCGACATTGAAGAGCCTGTTCCCCCGTTTCGACGTCTACAACAAATATCCGATGAAGGTATTTGTCGATCAGCTTCAGTCCTGGGGCCAGCCGCGCCCGCCTGGCCCAGAAGTTCGCCCAGTATGA